From a region of the Poecile atricapillus isolate bPoeAtr1 chromosome 16, bPoeAtr1.hap1, whole genome shotgun sequence genome:
- the ATXN2 gene encoding ataxin-2 isoform X6 has translation MSLKQAAAAAQPAGNNRKPPGGGGPGLPSAAGRQNMGRGRSSGKGPPQPTISFDGIYANMRMVHILTSVVGSKCEVQVKNGGIYEGVFKTYSPKCDLVVDAAHRKTAESSLGPKREDILESILFKSSDFVMVHFKDMDTNYARRDAFTDSAISAKVNGEHKEKDLEPWDGGENTASEELEALETDVSNGWDPNDMFRYNEENYGVVSTYDSSLSSYTVPLERDNSEEFLKREARATQLAEEIESSAQYKARVALENDERTEEEKYTAVQRNANEREGHGVNTRENKYIPPGQRNRDVLSWGSGRQNSPRMGQSGSGPPISRSGSHTSEFSPNSGADQRVVNGGVPWPSPCPSPSSRPPSRYQSGPNSLPPRAATPTRPPSRPPSRPSRPPSHPSAHGSPAPVSTMPKRMSSEGPPRMSPKAQRHPRGHRVSTGRGTISSGLEFVSHNAPGEASTAAVARGSPSVPRLSPKTHRPRSPRQSSTPMGPALPSPQPGTIPTESVAMPVPAASPTPASPASNRAVTPSNEAKDTRLQDQRQNSATGNKENIKPSETSPSFSKPENKGVSPIVSEHRKQIDDLKKFKNDFRLQSSSSSDAVDQLLNKTREGEKSRDVVKEKTESTPKESIIEAGSNTNSNGGSSKPNSPSISPSMSNSSEQKRGPEVTSQGVQTSGPGNKQDKEDKEEKKDTSEQVRKSTLNPNAKEFNPRSFAQPKPSTTPTSPRPQAQPSPSMVGHQQPTPVYTQPVCFAPNMMYPVPVSPGVQPLYPIPMTPMPVNQAKTYRAGKVPNMPQQRQDQHHQSTMMHPASAAGPPIVATPPAYSTQYVAYSPQQFPNQPLVQHVPHYQSQHPHVYSPVIQGNARMMAPPAHAQPGLVSSSATQYGAHEQTHAMYVSTGSLAQQYAHPNATLHPHPPHPQPSATPTGQQQSQHAGSHPAPSPVQHHQHQAAQALHLANPQQQSAIYHAGLAPTPPSMTPGSNTQSPQNNFPTAQQTVFTIHPSHVQPAYTNPPHMAHVPQAHVQSGMVPSHPTAHAPMMLMTTQPPGGPQAALAQSALQPIPVSTTTHFPYMTHPSGEECVPGRPAP, from the exons AGGCCGCAGCAGTGGCAAAGGACCACCTCAGCCTACG attTCCTTTGATGGCATCTATGCAAACATGAGAATGGTTCACATACTCACATCAGTTGTT GGATCCAAATGTGAAGTACAGGTGAAAAATGGTGGTATATATGAAGGAGTTTTTAAAACCTACAGTCCTAAG TGTGATTTAGTGGTTGATGCTGCTCATCGTAAAACTGCAGAATCCAGTTTGGGGCCAAAACGGGAGGACATCCTAGAGAGTATCTTGTTCAAGTCTTCAGACTTTGTTATGGTGCATTTTAAGGATATGGATACCAATTATGCCAGAAGAG ATGCTTTTACTGATTCAGCCATCAGTGCTAAAGTTAATGGAGAGCACAAGGAAAAGGATCTGGAAccatgggatggaggagagaacACGGCTTCCGAGGAGCTGGAGGCACTGGAGACAGATGTC TCTAATGGATGGGATCCCAATGACATGTTTCGTTACAATGAAGAAAATTATGGTGTAGTGTCAACTTATGACAGCAGTTTATCTTCTTATAC GGTGCCATTAGAAAGAGATAATTCAGAAGAGTTTTTAAAACGGGAAGCCAGAGCAACTCAATTAGCAGAGGAAATTGAATCAAGTGCCCAATACAAAGCTCGGGTTGCCTTGGAAAATGATGAAaggacagaagaagaaaaatatactgCTGTTCAGAGAAATGCTAATGAAAGAGAAGGACATGGTGTGAACACTAG agaaaataaatacattccaCCTGGACAGAGGAACAGAGATGTGCTGTCCTGGGGAAGTGGAAGACAAAACTCACCGAGGATGGGCCAGTCTGGATCAGGCCCGCCAATCTCAAGGTCTGGATCCCACACTTCAGAATTCAGCCCTAACTCTGGAGCAGATCAAAGAGTAGTTAACGGAG GTGTTCCCTGGCCATCGCCTTGCCCATCTCCTTCCTCTCGCCCACCTTCTCGCTACCAGTCAGGTCCCAACTCTCTTCCACCTCGGGCAGCCACCCCTACACGGCCGCCCTCCAGGCCCCCCTCGCGGCCCTCCAGGCCCCCGTCTCACCCCTCTGCTCATGGTTCTCCAGCTCCTGTCTCTACTATGCCTAAACGCATGTCTTCAGAAG ggcCTCCACGGATGTCTCCAAAGGCTCAACGGCACCCTCGAGGTCACAGAGTCTCTACTGGTAGGGGTACAATTTCAAGTGGCTTAGAATTTGTATCTCATAATGCACCTGGGGAAGCATCTACTGCTGCAGTGGCACGAGGCAGCCCTTCAG TTCCGAGATTATCCCCTAAAACACACAGGCCTAGGTCTCCAAGGCAGAGCAGCACTCCCATGGGAccagctctgccttctcctcagcCTGGTACTATTCCCACTGAATCTGTTGCCATGCCTGTTCCAGCTGCCTCTCCTacacctgccagccctgcatccAACAGAGCAGTCACCCCTTCCAATGAAG ctaaAGATACAAGGCTTCAGGACCAGAGGCAAAATTCTGCAACTGGAAACAAGGAGAATATAAAGCCAAGTGAGACTTCTCCTAGTTTTTCTAAACCTGAAAACAAAG GTGTCTCTCCAATTGTTTCAGAGCATAGAAAACAGATTGatgatttaaagaaatttaagaaTGACTTTAGG TTACAGTCCAGTTCCTCTTCAGATGCAGTGGATCAGCTGCTAAACAAAACCCGAGAAGGTGAAAAATCAAGAGATGTAGTTAAAGAAAAGACAGAATCCACCCCTAAAGAATCTATCATAGAAGCTGGCAGTAACACCAACTCCAATGGTGGCAGTAGCAAACCCAACAGTCCCAGTATTTCTCCTTCCATGAGTAACAGCTCTGAGCAAAAGCGAGGGCCCGAGGTGACCTCCCAAGGTGTACAGACATCTGGGCCTGGAAATAAACAAGACAAAGAGGAtaaagaggagaagaaggacACTTCTGA GCAAGTTAGAAAATCAACACTTAATCCTAATGCTAAAGAGTTCAACCCTCGATCTTTTGCTCAA CCGAAACCTTCTACTACACCAACCTCCCCTCGTCCTcaagctcagcccagcccctccatggTGGGGCATCAGCAGCCAACCCCTGTGTACACTCAGCCTGTTTGTTTTGCACCAAATATGATGTACCCGGTTCCAGTGAGTCCAGGCGTGCAG CCTTTGTATCCTATTCCCATGACGCCCATGCCAGTGAACCAAGCCAAGACATATAGAGCAGGTAAAG TACCAAATATGCCCCAGCAGCGGCAAGACCAACACCACCAGAGCACCATGATGCATCCTGCCTCAGCAGCAGGCCCTCCAATTGTAGCTACTCCACCTGCTTACTCTACACAATATGTTGCATATAGCCCCCAACAGTTTCCTAATCAGCCTCTTGTGCAGCATGTGCCACACTACCAATCTCAG CATCCTCATGTTTATAGCCCTGTAATACAGGGCAACGCTAGGATGATGGCCCCACCAGCACACGCACAGCCGGGTTTAGTATCTTCCTCTGCAACACAGTACGGTGCGCATGAACAGACACATGCTATGTATG TTTCCACTGGCTCACTTGCTCAGCAGTATGCCCACCCTAATGCTACCCTGCATCCGCATCCTCCGCATCCTCAGCCTTCTGCCACCCCAACTGGCCAGCAGCAAAGCCAACATGCTGGAAGCCaccctgctccaagccccgtgCAG caccaccagcaccaggcTGCCCAGGCCCTGCACCTGGCCAACCCCCAGCAGCAGTCGGCGATTTACCACGCAGGTCTAGCTCCAACCCCTCCTTCCATGACGCCAGGCTCCAACACGCAGTCTCCACAAAACAATTTTCCTACAGCACAACAAACAGTCTTCACCATTCATCCCTCCCATGTTCAACCTGCATATACCAATCCGCCACACATGGCCCATGTCCCCCAG GCTCATGTACAGTCAGGAATGGTTCCTTCTCACCCAACTGCCCATGCTCCAATGATGCTAATGACGACACAGCCTCCCGGTGGTCCCCAAGCCGCCCTCGCTCAAAGTGCACTACAGCCCATTCCAGTCTCGACAACAACACATTTCCCCTATATGACCCACCCTTCAGGTGAGGAGTGTGTGCCCGGGAGACCTGCACCCTAA
- the ATXN2 gene encoding ataxin-2 isoform X8 produces the protein MSLKQAAAAAQPAGNNRKPPGGGGPGLPSAAGRQNMGRGRSSGKGPPQPTISFDGIYANMRMVHILTSVVGSKCEVQVKNGGIYEGVFKTYSPKCDLVVDAAHRKTAESSLGPKREDILESILFKSSDFVMVHFKDMDTNYARRDAFTDSAISAKVNGEHKEKDLEPWDGGENTASEELEALETDVSNGWDPNDMFRYNEENYGVVSTYDSSLSSYTVPLERDNSEEFLKREARATQLAEEIESSAQYKARVALENDERTEEEKYTAVQRNANEREGHGVNTRENKYIPPGQRNRDVLSWGSGRQNSPRMGQSGSGPPISRSGSHTSEFSPNSGADQRVVNGGVPWPSPCPSPSSRPPSRYQSGPNSLPPRAATPTRPPSRPPSRPSRPPSHPSAHGSPAPVSTMPKRMSSEGPPRMSPKAQRHPRGHRVSTGRGTISSGLEFVSHNAPGEASTAAVARGSPSGGTWSSVVSGAASPTPASPASNRAVTPSNEAKDTRLQDQRQNSATGNKENIKPSETSPSFSKPENKGVSPIVSEHRKQIDDLKKFKNDFRLQSSSSSDAVDQLLNKTREGEKSRDVVKEKTESTPKESIIEAGSNTNSNGGSSKPNSPSISPSMSNSSEQKRGPEVTSQGVQTSGPGNKQDKEDKEEKKDTSEQVRKSTLNPNAKEFNPRSFAQPKPSTTPTSPRPQAQPSPSMVGHQQPTPVYTQPVCFAPNMMYPVPVSPGVQPLYPIPMTPMPVNQAKTYRAGKVPNMPQQRQDQHHQSTMMHPASAAGPPIVATPPAYSTQYVAYSPQQFPNQPLVQHVPHYQSQHPHVYSPVIQGNARMMAPPAHAQPGLVSSSATQYGAHEQTHAMYVSTGSLAQQYAHPNATLHPHPPHPQPSATPTGQQQSQHAGSHPAPSPVQHHQHQAAQALHLANPQQQSAIYHAGLAPTPPSMTPGSNTQSPQNNFPTAQQTVFTIHPSHVQPAYTNPPHMAHVPQAHVQSGMVPSHPTAHAPMMLMTTQPPGGPQAALAQSALQPIPVSTTTHFPYMTHPSGEECVPGRPAP, from the exons AGGCCGCAGCAGTGGCAAAGGACCACCTCAGCCTACG attTCCTTTGATGGCATCTATGCAAACATGAGAATGGTTCACATACTCACATCAGTTGTT GGATCCAAATGTGAAGTACAGGTGAAAAATGGTGGTATATATGAAGGAGTTTTTAAAACCTACAGTCCTAAG TGTGATTTAGTGGTTGATGCTGCTCATCGTAAAACTGCAGAATCCAGTTTGGGGCCAAAACGGGAGGACATCCTAGAGAGTATCTTGTTCAAGTCTTCAGACTTTGTTATGGTGCATTTTAAGGATATGGATACCAATTATGCCAGAAGAG ATGCTTTTACTGATTCAGCCATCAGTGCTAAAGTTAATGGAGAGCACAAGGAAAAGGATCTGGAAccatgggatggaggagagaacACGGCTTCCGAGGAGCTGGAGGCACTGGAGACAGATGTC TCTAATGGATGGGATCCCAATGACATGTTTCGTTACAATGAAGAAAATTATGGTGTAGTGTCAACTTATGACAGCAGTTTATCTTCTTATAC GGTGCCATTAGAAAGAGATAATTCAGAAGAGTTTTTAAAACGGGAAGCCAGAGCAACTCAATTAGCAGAGGAAATTGAATCAAGTGCCCAATACAAAGCTCGGGTTGCCTTGGAAAATGATGAAaggacagaagaagaaaaatatactgCTGTTCAGAGAAATGCTAATGAAAGAGAAGGACATGGTGTGAACACTAG agaaaataaatacattccaCCTGGACAGAGGAACAGAGATGTGCTGTCCTGGGGAAGTGGAAGACAAAACTCACCGAGGATGGGCCAGTCTGGATCAGGCCCGCCAATCTCAAGGTCTGGATCCCACACTTCAGAATTCAGCCCTAACTCTGGAGCAGATCAAAGAGTAGTTAACGGAG GTGTTCCCTGGCCATCGCCTTGCCCATCTCCTTCCTCTCGCCCACCTTCTCGCTACCAGTCAGGTCCCAACTCTCTTCCACCTCGGGCAGCCACCCCTACACGGCCGCCCTCCAGGCCCCCCTCGCGGCCCTCCAGGCCCCCGTCTCACCCCTCTGCTCATGGTTCTCCAGCTCCTGTCTCTACTATGCCTAAACGCATGTCTTCAGAAG ggcCTCCACGGATGTCTCCAAAGGCTCAACGGCACCCTCGAGGTCACAGAGTCTCTACTGGTAGGGGTACAATTTCAAGTGGCTTAGAATTTGTATCTCATAATGCACCTGGGGAAGCATCTACTGCTGCAGTGGCACGAGGCAGCCCTTCAGGTGGGACGTGGTCATCAGTTGTCAGTGGGG CTGCCTCTCCTacacctgccagccctgcatccAACAGAGCAGTCACCCCTTCCAATGAAG ctaaAGATACAAGGCTTCAGGACCAGAGGCAAAATTCTGCAACTGGAAACAAGGAGAATATAAAGCCAAGTGAGACTTCTCCTAGTTTTTCTAAACCTGAAAACAAAG GTGTCTCTCCAATTGTTTCAGAGCATAGAAAACAGATTGatgatttaaagaaatttaagaaTGACTTTAGG TTACAGTCCAGTTCCTCTTCAGATGCAGTGGATCAGCTGCTAAACAAAACCCGAGAAGGTGAAAAATCAAGAGATGTAGTTAAAGAAAAGACAGAATCCACCCCTAAAGAATCTATCATAGAAGCTGGCAGTAACACCAACTCCAATGGTGGCAGTAGCAAACCCAACAGTCCCAGTATTTCTCCTTCCATGAGTAACAGCTCTGAGCAAAAGCGAGGGCCCGAGGTGACCTCCCAAGGTGTACAGACATCTGGGCCTGGAAATAAACAAGACAAAGAGGAtaaagaggagaagaaggacACTTCTGA GCAAGTTAGAAAATCAACACTTAATCCTAATGCTAAAGAGTTCAACCCTCGATCTTTTGCTCAA CCGAAACCTTCTACTACACCAACCTCCCCTCGTCCTcaagctcagcccagcccctccatggTGGGGCATCAGCAGCCAACCCCTGTGTACACTCAGCCTGTTTGTTTTGCACCAAATATGATGTACCCGGTTCCAGTGAGTCCAGGCGTGCAG CCTTTGTATCCTATTCCCATGACGCCCATGCCAGTGAACCAAGCCAAGACATATAGAGCAGGTAAAG TACCAAATATGCCCCAGCAGCGGCAAGACCAACACCACCAGAGCACCATGATGCATCCTGCCTCAGCAGCAGGCCCTCCAATTGTAGCTACTCCACCTGCTTACTCTACACAATATGTTGCATATAGCCCCCAACAGTTTCCTAATCAGCCTCTTGTGCAGCATGTGCCACACTACCAATCTCAG CATCCTCATGTTTATAGCCCTGTAATACAGGGCAACGCTAGGATGATGGCCCCACCAGCACACGCACAGCCGGGTTTAGTATCTTCCTCTGCAACACAGTACGGTGCGCATGAACAGACACATGCTATGTATG TTTCCACTGGCTCACTTGCTCAGCAGTATGCCCACCCTAATGCTACCCTGCATCCGCATCCTCCGCATCCTCAGCCTTCTGCCACCCCAACTGGCCAGCAGCAAAGCCAACATGCTGGAAGCCaccctgctccaagccccgtgCAG caccaccagcaccaggcTGCCCAGGCCCTGCACCTGGCCAACCCCCAGCAGCAGTCGGCGATTTACCACGCAGGTCTAGCTCCAACCCCTCCTTCCATGACGCCAGGCTCCAACACGCAGTCTCCACAAAACAATTTTCCTACAGCACAACAAACAGTCTTCACCATTCATCCCTCCCATGTTCAACCTGCATATACCAATCCGCCACACATGGCCCATGTCCCCCAG GCTCATGTACAGTCAGGAATGGTTCCTTCTCACCCAACTGCCCATGCTCCAATGATGCTAATGACGACACAGCCTCCCGGTGGTCCCCAAGCCGCCCTCGCTCAAAGTGCACTACAGCCCATTCCAGTCTCGACAACAACACATTTCCCCTATATGACCCACCCTTCAGGTGAGGAGTGTGTGCCCGGGAGACCTGCACCCTAA
- the ATXN2 gene encoding ataxin-2 isoform X10, whose amino-acid sequence MSLKQAAAAAQPAGNNRKPPGGGGPGLPSAAGRQNMGRGRSSGKGPPQPTISFDGIYANMRMVHILTSVVGSKCEVQVKNGGIYEGVFKTYSPKCDLVVDAAHRKTAESSLGPKREDILESILFKSSDFVMVHFKDMDTNYARRDAFTDSAISAKVNGEHKEKDLEPWDGGENTASEELEALETDVSNGWDPNDMFRYNEENYGVVSTYDSSLSSYTVPLERDNSEEFLKREARATQLAEEIESSAQYKARVALENDERTEEEKYTAVQRNANEREGHGVNTRENKYIPPGQRNRDVLSWGSGRQNSPRMGQSGSGPPISRSGSHTSEFSPNSGADQRVVNGGPPRMSPKAQRHPRGHRVSTGRGTISSGLEFVSHNAPGEASTAAVARGSPSGGTWSSVVSGVPRLSPKTHRPRSPRQSSTPMGPALPSPQPGTIPTESVAMPVPAASPTPASPASNRAVTPSNEAKDTRLQDQRQNSATGNKENIKPSETSPSFSKPENKGVSPIVSEHRKQIDDLKKFKNDFRLQSSSSSDAVDQLLNKTREGEKSRDVVKEKTESTPKESIIEAGSNTNSNGGSSKPNSPSISPSMSNSSEQKRGPEVTSQGVQTSGPGNKQDKEDKEEKKDTSEQVRKSTLNPNAKEFNPRSFAQPKPSTTPTSPRPQAQPSPSMVGHQQPTPVYTQPVCFAPNMMYPVPVSPGVQPLYPIPMTPMPVNQAKTYRAGKVPNMPQQRQDQHHQSTMMHPASAAGPPIVATPPAYSTQYVAYSPQQFPNQPLVQHVPHYQSQHPHVYSPVIQGNARMMAPPAHAQPGLVSSSATQYGAHEQTHAMYVSTGSLAQQYAHPNATLHPHPPHPQPSATPTGQQQSQHAGSHPAPSPVQHHQHQAAQALHLANPQQQSAIYHAGLAPTPPSMTPGSNTQSPQNNFPTAQQTVFTIHPSHVQPAYTNPPHMAHVPQAHVQSGMVPSHPTAHAPMMLMTTQPPGGPQAALAQSALQPIPVSTTTHFPYMTHPSGEECVPGRPAP is encoded by the exons AGGCCGCAGCAGTGGCAAAGGACCACCTCAGCCTACG attTCCTTTGATGGCATCTATGCAAACATGAGAATGGTTCACATACTCACATCAGTTGTT GGATCCAAATGTGAAGTACAGGTGAAAAATGGTGGTATATATGAAGGAGTTTTTAAAACCTACAGTCCTAAG TGTGATTTAGTGGTTGATGCTGCTCATCGTAAAACTGCAGAATCCAGTTTGGGGCCAAAACGGGAGGACATCCTAGAGAGTATCTTGTTCAAGTCTTCAGACTTTGTTATGGTGCATTTTAAGGATATGGATACCAATTATGCCAGAAGAG ATGCTTTTACTGATTCAGCCATCAGTGCTAAAGTTAATGGAGAGCACAAGGAAAAGGATCTGGAAccatgggatggaggagagaacACGGCTTCCGAGGAGCTGGAGGCACTGGAGACAGATGTC TCTAATGGATGGGATCCCAATGACATGTTTCGTTACAATGAAGAAAATTATGGTGTAGTGTCAACTTATGACAGCAGTTTATCTTCTTATAC GGTGCCATTAGAAAGAGATAATTCAGAAGAGTTTTTAAAACGGGAAGCCAGAGCAACTCAATTAGCAGAGGAAATTGAATCAAGTGCCCAATACAAAGCTCGGGTTGCCTTGGAAAATGATGAAaggacagaagaagaaaaatatactgCTGTTCAGAGAAATGCTAATGAAAGAGAAGGACATGGTGTGAACACTAG agaaaataaatacattccaCCTGGACAGAGGAACAGAGATGTGCTGTCCTGGGGAAGTGGAAGACAAAACTCACCGAGGATGGGCCAGTCTGGATCAGGCCCGCCAATCTCAAGGTCTGGATCCCACACTTCAGAATTCAGCCCTAACTCTGGAGCAGATCAAAGAGTAGTTAACGGAG ggcCTCCACGGATGTCTCCAAAGGCTCAACGGCACCCTCGAGGTCACAGAGTCTCTACTGGTAGGGGTACAATTTCAAGTGGCTTAGAATTTGTATCTCATAATGCACCTGGGGAAGCATCTACTGCTGCAGTGGCACGAGGCAGCCCTTCAGGTGGGACGTGGTCATCAGTTGTCAGTGGGG TTCCGAGATTATCCCCTAAAACACACAGGCCTAGGTCTCCAAGGCAGAGCAGCACTCCCATGGGAccagctctgccttctcctcagcCTGGTACTATTCCCACTGAATCTGTTGCCATGCCTGTTCCAGCTGCCTCTCCTacacctgccagccctgcatccAACAGAGCAGTCACCCCTTCCAATGAAG ctaaAGATACAAGGCTTCAGGACCAGAGGCAAAATTCTGCAACTGGAAACAAGGAGAATATAAAGCCAAGTGAGACTTCTCCTAGTTTTTCTAAACCTGAAAACAAAG GTGTCTCTCCAATTGTTTCAGAGCATAGAAAACAGATTGatgatttaaagaaatttaagaaTGACTTTAGG TTACAGTCCAGTTCCTCTTCAGATGCAGTGGATCAGCTGCTAAACAAAACCCGAGAAGGTGAAAAATCAAGAGATGTAGTTAAAGAAAAGACAGAATCCACCCCTAAAGAATCTATCATAGAAGCTGGCAGTAACACCAACTCCAATGGTGGCAGTAGCAAACCCAACAGTCCCAGTATTTCTCCTTCCATGAGTAACAGCTCTGAGCAAAAGCGAGGGCCCGAGGTGACCTCCCAAGGTGTACAGACATCTGGGCCTGGAAATAAACAAGACAAAGAGGAtaaagaggagaagaaggacACTTCTGA GCAAGTTAGAAAATCAACACTTAATCCTAATGCTAAAGAGTTCAACCCTCGATCTTTTGCTCAA CCGAAACCTTCTACTACACCAACCTCCCCTCGTCCTcaagctcagcccagcccctccatggTGGGGCATCAGCAGCCAACCCCTGTGTACACTCAGCCTGTTTGTTTTGCACCAAATATGATGTACCCGGTTCCAGTGAGTCCAGGCGTGCAG CCTTTGTATCCTATTCCCATGACGCCCATGCCAGTGAACCAAGCCAAGACATATAGAGCAGGTAAAG TACCAAATATGCCCCAGCAGCGGCAAGACCAACACCACCAGAGCACCATGATGCATCCTGCCTCAGCAGCAGGCCCTCCAATTGTAGCTACTCCACCTGCTTACTCTACACAATATGTTGCATATAGCCCCCAACAGTTTCCTAATCAGCCTCTTGTGCAGCATGTGCCACACTACCAATCTCAG CATCCTCATGTTTATAGCCCTGTAATACAGGGCAACGCTAGGATGATGGCCCCACCAGCACACGCACAGCCGGGTTTAGTATCTTCCTCTGCAACACAGTACGGTGCGCATGAACAGACACATGCTATGTATG TTTCCACTGGCTCACTTGCTCAGCAGTATGCCCACCCTAATGCTACCCTGCATCCGCATCCTCCGCATCCTCAGCCTTCTGCCACCCCAACTGGCCAGCAGCAAAGCCAACATGCTGGAAGCCaccctgctccaagccccgtgCAG caccaccagcaccaggcTGCCCAGGCCCTGCACCTGGCCAACCCCCAGCAGCAGTCGGCGATTTACCACGCAGGTCTAGCTCCAACCCCTCCTTCCATGACGCCAGGCTCCAACACGCAGTCTCCACAAAACAATTTTCCTACAGCACAACAAACAGTCTTCACCATTCATCCCTCCCATGTTCAACCTGCATATACCAATCCGCCACACATGGCCCATGTCCCCCAG GCTCATGTACAGTCAGGAATGGTTCCTTCTCACCCAACTGCCCATGCTCCAATGATGCTAATGACGACACAGCCTCCCGGTGGTCCCCAAGCCGCCCTCGCTCAAAGTGCACTACAGCCCATTCCAGTCTCGACAACAACACATTTCCCCTATATGACCCACCCTTCAGGTGAGGAGTGTGTGCCCGGGAGACCTGCACCCTAA